The segment GCTCGTAAGCTCACTTTCTATCTGTTTGTTTTCAAGTGATCCTCAGACATAGATCGAATCAGTATGACGGGAGCTCGATTATTTATGTTTACTTTGAATTTCCCTTAACTTTACTCGGTTTAAATTGTTTTAACATTTTGGATTATACCAATTCTCTCTGCAACATGTTGGATTTCAAAATCAAATCacgttttttcaaaattttatttaattaagaaaGTTCGCTGCAAAATTAAGTAATTTTATAAAAGTTCATCCgcaaaattaatgaaacatttaAGAGAAAGTGTTTCCTCAAACAAACGGGAATTTCTTACGTTGCAAGGCAACTCTTTTTTCCTTACTATTCCAAGATGGTTTTTGAATTTCAAATGAATACGTAACATTTCCAAATTTGATAATAACGTTTatgctgggtttagggtgttacagtaaaTGCTCTCAGATATATTGTTTAACTTAAGAATGAAGTACAAGGATGATTACAAATGAAgggaggcctctatttatagttaagcTCCTATAAATCCAACAATACAGGTTGAATTACATCAATTACTGAGATTAGTGTCTATCGATAAGATGATAGTCTTAagggatttaaactctatacacatttatattttagaatttacAATATTCACCATGATAATTCTAGTCTAACTGCAGTGTTTCACTAGATCACTAAGACTTTAAGTAGATCAGTTTCTCCATGTGTTCCACAAAGTGGATCAGTTCAAGTCATTCAAATGAAccttatttaatcaattaatctCCACAATTCTCCATTTACCGGCTATTAACTGATAGGTATAAAGGGTGCAACATGAAAACAATATGAACATGTACTTCTATGTTTCTCACAAaatttcaacaacaaaaaaaaatagaCATAATGACTTCTTCAACCCTTTAAATTTACAAagaaaaaatcattttagcctttcatttaattttctgtttcttttaatccTTAGACCTACattatttgtcaaatcacccTTAAATGGATGAAAAAATTAACATCTGTTAACTTTCTTGACATGTCATATACATGTATATCacattaacaattaattaatttttaaaattaaaaaattaataattttatttttaaaattttgaaaaaataattaatcGTAACATTCACATGTATGTCACATTAGCAAAATTAGTAAGTGTTAATATTTACATCCATTCTGAGGTAATTTGATAAATAATccaaatttaaaaactaaaaatgacAAAAAATGAATAGCTaaaatgatttttcttgtaaagttggagagtcaaataaattatgacaaaaaattattattattattattattatagagcTTAAGGTGCCATATCGGTTCAGTTGGGTACGGAATCTGCATCGAGCTGATGCAAGAAAGCTGTGGCAATACATTTGATAACTGAAATAGAAGGCGTCATCTCATTCTAAAGTAGTTATTGATGAACCATTTTGACATATTTGGTACAAAAAGAATTTAATCACCATTTACCTTAACCGCATTCATAGAGTTGCATACAGCATTCTGATCTGCAAACCTATCAAGCTCGGATTGAATGGTTTTCACGATTTCAGTATCTTCTAGCCCCGGCTTCGGAAACTTTACATGAACCGATCCCTGTTTGATCGGCAATCTAGCCTCTATAAGTGTTGATTGCTGCTTTATGTAATTGTAAAGTTGTTGATGGAAGGTATGGTCTAATGAGAAACAATTATCTACTGTTCCATTGCTGCTGTTACGTGATGACCCCGACCCCGACCCCGATCCTGATCCTTCTTTCCGACAAAAATGTGGGAGAGATGAATAATCCATTATCTGGCATTGTATGAATCAACATGTcaaaatttgtatatatatataaaggataGCAAGAGCAATGAAGCTATTTTTCCATAGATCAGATTAAAACAAACTACAGAAGCATTTTGGTTCGGGTCGGTTGTAAGTATAAATAGGTTTATAAAAAAACGGAAGCATTCATCGAAAAAATGAGAATCACgcaaattttaagttaatatatgataaaatatgaaatttttttttcttacttTGAGTAACTCATCCCTTCCACAACCTTGAAGCACTTGAATTTTCCGCTTCGTCCTTTCTTGCAAAAGAGGTTTTACAGCCTGCCAACATTTGCATTAAAGCATGATGGTTACGATTTGTATGTTTAGTTGAGAGAATGAGGGTATTATCAAAAATAAAAACCTTCCAACATGCCGAAAATATGTATGGCGCATTGACAATATAATACGTCCCTGTCTTCTCGGGATAATTCAAATCGTCAATGGTAGCTATAGTACTCAATAGCTGCATTGGCAAAGAGGATAAGAGACTGATCAGAATTAGAAAGTGGTGGCTTAAACTCCGATGGCATTCGTATACTGAATCATGCTATAAAGTGTACCTTTATTTGGTTCAACGCCGAAAGTTTCAAGCCAGTCATATCCAAGATTTTCAAACAAGTGCTAATATGTCGTCCATACTTTTCTGTGGCCATAGGCTATAACAAGAGCGAGATattatgtttatatgagttttgTAAGCGGGGATATAAACGAGAAACATCACATTGGCAGAGCCATACTCACCAATACTACACGATCTCTATATTCATTCATTTGAATGTGTGATTGTACATAATAATTCACCTAAAACCATAAAAAAGGAATTGATACTTAAAAACTCAATACCGTGTCTATGCATAATTTCTTTCTAACATCAATACTAAACACGAGTTTGAAGAAAAGAATATCGTGTCCTTACGGAAGCTTTATCGTATGTGCTAAGCCCAATACCAATGGCAATGATAGGATGACCCTGAAAATGTCAAAAGGCATGAAGCAATTAATCACCAAAGAGTTCCTTTCTAAAAAATTATTCTTAGTAGACATATATTCATGGCAAAACAAGTATCAAGATAAATCCTAACGAAATAAGTAATTACCTCCTTTGAGTAACCTGACACTCCTACTAGTTGAGAATCTCGCACCGCTCTATATAAGTCGACGGGGATAATTGGTTTCTACATAATCGAGGAAAAGTAAATGAGTTCTCGAAAGAATACTAAGAAAAAGCACGGTTTTGCAAAATATTTGGTATCAGCTAGTGTATGAACAGAGAAATTCACCGATAATATGTTGTCAATCTCATTCTGTAGTCGCCATTGTAAGCAATCAATTAACTGGTGCAGGAAACAAATTACGAATCAATAAACAAAAATGAAAAGAGAGATCTTTGATGGTCAACATTTAATATAACTTAGTGCACTATATTGAATCTCACCATTTTATGAGCTTTCTGAACATTCCAATCTCTCGCCTTGAGAAACCGGACTAATGTTTCAGTTGGATATCCATGATGCATATTCTGCACACCAAAGTATTTCAACTTTTAAATCACATACAGGCAAATCATAGTACAAAACATGTATGTAAAACCATGTAGACATAAATCGAGGAAACGGAACACCTCTGTCGAGGAGGGAAATTTGCCTTTTTTATACAAAGGCCTTCATGGCACTTTTACCCCACTATGGACGATACTTTGTGATATTAACTCTCGAATGGTTAAATATCAGATCTACACAAATTGTTTAAGGCGATCATTACAACGCCATTGCACACATCATTGTTGAATGATCACTAACGAATCACAAAAGATCAATCTTATGTTACTCCGACTCTTCATTTTTCCTATAGTATCCATGTCTGCCACATATTCAAACATAGATATAGGAGTATACTCCTCAAAATATATGAACAAAATTAAGTATACACATACCCGAGTAGCATAGTATTAAACACAGGTCACACTTGGGGCGGTGAAGACCCTAcccatatatataattttaacccCAAGCCaaaaaatccaaaatttttaacttttttcctTTGCAAAAGTGCTTTTTGGCAAAAATTACTTTCTTATCCTTGTTATTTTACAACATCATATATAAAATCGatattttattttggttaaaatatgttatatatcCTTATACCTtttgtaaatttgaaatttaatccatgaacttttatttctaagaatttaagccctctacttttcagatttcaaaattcagtCCAACTCTTAGAGGTTCATTGCTACCTCATTTCTTTAGTTATGTTGCTACAAGTGAGTATTTAATCATCCCGGAAACTAGCAAAACTGTGAGAAAAATAAAGTTACAAACTGAATCAACTACAACTTCACATAACCAAGAAGCTGATATGAATCAGATAGATCAAAATCAACAAAGAAAAGTAACTGTTAAACATGAAAAAGCAAACCCCAAAGCAGTCAGATCAAGTTCACAGCACAAATTACAGCTCTTTATCTTAGTATCCAAGTACAAATTCCAAAAAGAAAATCCATGAAACTTAAAAGAAAAGAGCTGACCTGAAACGTGTTCTTCATCTTCTCGTCAACTGTTTCCCAACAAGATAAAATATGTTAGTGatttgtagattaaaagaaaagaaacccAAGAAAGAAAATATAAACAAGATGATATTTTTTTAATACTTAAATCTCACCATTTTCCATTAAAGACAGAAATTGCTTGATGGCTTCTTGATGATGACCAttgttcattttcttttctcacaaatgacccaaaaataaagaacaaattCCGATATCAAAAACTAAAACTTTAACTAAATTTGGGAGCTTTGGTTCTACCTACTTTCTCCCTCTTTCTATCTTTGTATCTTCAAAGTTCGaaattttaagctcaagaatCTTCAAAGGAAGGAAAAATAAGAAAAGTATAGACTTTTTGAGACGAGAAAAAAACAATTGAATGGTTAAAATATGCTATTAATCCctttactttgataaattttgagatttaatccttgactttaaaagttaaaaattaaatctcattacttttttttttaatttaaaagtctTAAATCAATCATTATCATCATTTTCCAAGTTTAAGGACCAAGAAAGAACTTAACTATTAAGTTTAGATATAAAAAAAAGTAAGaaaaaatacaaatattaaaCCAGATCTAATTATCGAGTTTAGTgactaaaaattatataaatcatTAATGGTATTAACTTTCCTTTGATTATAGCTATTTATGGATTGAACCGATATTCAATTTACAAAACTTTTGATGTTCAAACCTATAAATACCAAGTAAGGGCGGAGCCAACCAACTACCCGACCCTTGTACAAGTCCACTTAGGGGATGAAAGTTTAAAAATTTCTTTGAAAatatttgtaattttaatttttctttttctgggttgatttttattaatcttaaactattattaataattaaaaatctaAGCCTGATGTCTATTCACATTAATAAACTATGTTTGACAGTTAGCATACATTGATGGATCACTTGCCAACTTtaacttttttcttcttttattttccttctttcaaattaacttttttcttcttttccaaaCAGCAAATAATATATTGGCTTAATTCATCAAGAGGCCCTTCAATTAATGATTTTGTAAGCACTTGCCATTAGAGTTGTTAAAAAAAAGTTTCAGCCAATGGGATTGTGTCACGTCACCGCcccattaaaatataattaaaataattctatATTGATATTTATATTAGGGGAGAGATTTATTTATACCCATGTAAAACTTAAGTGATTATATATATTTCGTAACTTTTATACAATTAATAGTCTAACAATCCAACCATCATATTTCGTCTGCTTCTATTTATGTGGATCATGTATGTCCAGTtttgtataaattaaaatattctaactatccattttatttaaaaaatttaaccgttaaatatatattaatatggaCAATATATTATATCGATATGACGAAATGTCGattgattcaaaattttacatgtaTGACAAGTACAAATATCTTGATAAATTCAATggttgaattgttaaaatattaatattaattgtataaaaaATTGAGAAAAAGTGTAAAActatttaagttttaaaataaatattcatgtAGATCATATACGTCAAATCTgacataatattaaaaaaaatacctTCCCCACAGTCCCCTTCCCTCCCTTGTCTCTTTCCCTCTCCCCATCGTCCCCCTCCGTCCACTATCCCTTTCCCCCTCCCCCATTGTCCCTCTCCCCTTTTTCTCTCTCTAGTGGTTTTAGTAATATGatagaaagaaaaatatatatcttGTCAATTCATAAGTTTCTTCAAACTCGTACTTTTACACATATTGTAGATAAGTGAATATTATTGTGGGTTAAATCATATGAAATCTAAAAAAATGCGTTTGATAGGATTTGAACCCAAAATAACACAATTTTCAATCTCTTTACCATTTCAATTaacttcatttaatttttaaatatttttttataaatatttattatttaatttttttataaatatatttgttacaaaATTTTTGAACCCATATCGTCGGTGCTTTTAAACATGATTCTTTTGACttgtcaaaataatttttttatataatgccTACTTTTACCCATAACCCTCTCAAACCCTTAAATTGGAGAGAAAACATGTTTAAGCAAATTTGAACTTACGTCTTTTTTATTGTTGCAATAGCAACAATGCCAACTTAACCTAAATTCAATTGGTCAATTTGTTCAGCGGAGTGGCaaaggtttttaatttttaatagtctTGGTTTGATTTAAATTACTATTTAATAATATTTGttaaaataattgtaaaattatattaatatttatataattttttataattttgatttgattACAAAATTTCAAACCAAGTAATTCAATTTAAACTTGATCCAACTCAATTTgatcataaaaaattaataatctcAATTTGTCCGACAAACTTGAACATAAAACTACTTAACTTGAaataatataaattcaaaataatccaAACCCTAGATGACTGAACAAACAACCCAAAATTACCTAAATTCAAATATTACATCATTTAAACcctaaaaagtaaattaaatcCCTAAATATTTAACTCTATCCTATTTATTACAAAGTTTAAAAAGAGGCTTCAATTTTCAATAACTGTCATTACCATATTGGTAGATGCAATCGTTTTTTAttagaatttatatatataagtatcattctattttaatgttttgtttttatttatcgatattttttataaatatttaatatatataatttaaaatattaaatgaatgagattatataaatttcaaataaaaatattcatcaattcaaaatacttataaataaattttacaaaaaaattcatCATTCAACAAATTCAAAATAAACATCCTACAAGTTGAACAATAAAAGTATCCAAAACAAGATCATCTCATAATGAgatgaaattttcataaaagCATATACATAATGTGACGCCCCAAACCCAGCAGGGACAATCCGAGCCGAATTTCGAACATCACATTAGTCACCAAAGTGACTCTCGATTAAAACACCACGAAACACACCAACCAACCATTCAGACCACACATTTGCACATAAATCATATTAGAAAGCAATCCTAATTGCATGCCTTTCCCAAAACAACCATTACAATTTAGCACAAAAATTCAAGTTTTAAGCCACCTGCGAACCCACCTCGCGACAAACCCCCATACAAGAACCTAGCAGCTCGCAGTCACCTAGCGAGCACCAACTCGCAACCTACTCACGAACACTCAGCTCGCATCTGGCCTCTAAACCACTGGTTCGTTACTACTCTGCAATCCCTAATGATTGGCAAACACCCAAAACCAACGAACCCAGACATACTACTTCTCTCACATCTACAAACCTTTTTTGTGATAGGTGCCCTAACGAACACCCTTTCTTTGGCGAACTACCTACCTTGGCGAGCTCATCTATTTTGGCGTAGTCACTCACCTTGGCAAATGTAAATATCATGGCGAACTGACCTACATTGGCAAACCTCTTACTTGGCGAATACTAATTCTGGTAAACCCTTTAAATCGCGAACACACCTCGAACGGTGAACTCCCTATTGGTGAAGTAAATGTTTTAGTGAACACTAGCTTGAGCGAATCCCTCTTTAACTGATGAGACCCTATACTTACAACCCCTCAGTTCGCACTACTCTTGGATAGCTCACAGGTAATTATTCAACATGTTTCATCATACTATCATGCAAAAAGTTATCATTTTATCTCAAACAACAAGTGGTACAAGAGCGTACCTTGAAATCCGACAAACTCCTTGTTCTACATAAGTATGTTAGTACATCAAGTTATCAACATTCATCATGAAATCAAGTCCAACCAATCAAGCATTCAATCAAGCAATTATAAAGTCCAAAATCCAAAATTAAATAGTTCGTAATGTTCGTTTACAACCcatcaaaatttacttaaaaATCTAGGTCTATATCTAATCTCTTAGGAAAGTCCCAATTGCCTTCCACTTTGGGGTTTGAAAACACATCACATACTCAAAGGAATATGCCTTGCAATGGATCACCAGATTGCCTCACTTCACCACTAGTCTCGCGACCCACTTATCtgcaatatatatataacaagtgTGAGCTTATTGAAGCTCAGTGAGTGCTCAAACATACAACACATATAAACACATCAACCATGCTAGAGTTTAGACATGCTATCACCGTTCACATAAAAtacaacattcatacacatcatTAATATATATTGGTAATTTGTGAATATGAAATGTAATCATAATTTGTATGCATTGGATAAACGGATCTCCAAAACACTCCAAATGACTCAAAGAGTCGTACGCTATCTCAATGCAAGTGTAGCACGAGTGCTCACACTCCCCAAACACACTACGCTATCTACAATGAATGGAGTTATTCTTGGCATTCTCTTATCTCTCCAACGTTATCTCTAGGCCTCAATGCCCTAACATATAGTAAAaatggtgagtactcacaaatctTATGACATGCCAATGGTATCCAACGATTTCAAGTGTTCACAATGCCAACACATCATTTTTAACATATTCACCACTCACATTACAATATGGCTCGCAATACACATAAGATCACTATAACAAATGGGTTCGCAGAGCATAGGATTCGCATGCCTTACCTGGACTTTCTTAAGCACGCAAACTAGTGTTTAAGTGTGATATGCAAAAACACTTACCTATTGTTCATTGTTAACTGTTGAAGCTACACCACATTTTGCTTGTCCTTGTCCTTGCTCGTGGATACACCTTCGCGTTGAGAGGCTTCGTATATAACATAAAACACATAGGTCACTAACATTCACAAACAAAATAACCACCTAACAACCTAGCAACTGCTTGCCATTCTCACAAACTGGCGAGCTCACTTCACCTAACTTTAATACTAAAATTACATTATTTAACATAGTTAAACCCTTAATTCTTACTTCCTAATCTCATAACTAGTGTTTAATCGTTGAACTAAATCGTGACCTACCTGCGAACACTCAGCTCATATTTGGCCCCCTGAACTACTGGTTCGCTACTACTTTGTAATCCCTAATGATTGACAAACACCAAAAACCAAAAAACTCAGACACTCTATTTCCCTCACATTTACAGACCCTTTTGTGATAGGTGCACTAGCGAACACCTTTTCTTTGGCGAGCTACCTACCTTGGCCAACTCATCTATTTAGGCGTACTCACTCACATTGGCAAACCTAAATATTATGGTGAATTAACCTACATTGGCGAACCTCTTACTTGGCGAATATTGATTTTGGCGAACCCTCTAAATTGCGAACACATCCCTAATGGTGAACTCCTTATTGGTGAAGTATATGTTTTGGCGAACACTAGCTTGGGCGAATCCCCCTTTAACTGAAGAAACCCTATACTTACGACCCCCCAGTTCTTACTACTCTTAGATAGCTTGCAGGTAATTATTCAACATGTTTCATCATACTATCATGCATTCAAGTTATCATTTTACCTCAAACAAACAAGTGGTACAAGAGCGTACCTTGAAATCTGACAAACTCCTTGTTTTGCATAAGTATGTTAGTACGTCAAGTTATCAACATTCATCATGTAATCAAATCCAACCAATCAAGCAATTATAAAgcccaaaattcaaaattaaatagtCTATAATGTTCTTTTACAACACgtcaaattttacttaaaaatCTAGGTCTATATCTAATCCCTTAGGAAAGTCACACATTGCCTTCCACTTTGGGGTTTGAAAACATGTCATATACTCAAAAGAAGATGCCTTGCAATGGATCACTAGATTGCCTCACTTCACCACTAGTCTCGCGAGCTACTTATCtgtaatatatatataaggaGTGTGAGATTATTGAAGCTCAGTGAGTGCTCAAACATATAACACATATGAACACATCAACCATGCTAGAGTTTAGACATGCTATCACCGTTCACATAAAAtacaacattcatacacatcatTAATATATATTGGAAATTTGTGAATATGAAATGTAATCATAATTTGTATGCATTGGATAAACGGATCTCCAAAACACTCCAAATAACTGAAAGAGTTGTACACTATCTCCATGCAAGTGTAGCACCAGTGCTCACACTCTCCAAATACACTCACAAATTCTATGACATGCTAATGATATTCAACGGTTTCAAGTGTTTACAATGCCAACATATCATTTTTAACATATTCACCACTCACATTACAATATGGCTCGCAATACACATAGGATCACAATAACAAATGGGTTCGCACAACACATAGGGTTCGCATAGCATAGGATTCAAATGTCTTATCGGGACTTTCTTAAGCTCACGAACTAGTGTTTAAGTGCGATATGCAAAAACACTCACCTACTATTCGTGCTGACTGTCGAAGCTACACCACCTTCTGCTTGCCCTTGTCTTTACTCATGGATGCACTTTCGCGTTGAGGGGCTTCACATATAACATGAGACACATAGGTCACTAACATTCACAAACAAAATAACCTCCTAACAACCTAGCCTCGCCTAACTTTAATCCTAAAATTACTTCGTTTAACAAAGTTAAACCCTTATTATTACTTCCTAATCTCATAACTAGTGTTTAATTGCAGATC is part of the Gossypium arboreum isolate Shixiya-1 chromosome 5, ASM2569848v2, whole genome shotgun sequence genome and harbors:
- the LOC108488377 gene encoding SEC14 cytosolic factor-like; amino-acid sequence: MNNGHHQEAIKQFLSLMENVDEKMKNTFQNMHHGYPTETLVRFLKARDWNVQKAHKMLIDCLQWRLQNEIDNILSKPIIPVDLYRAVRDSQLVGVSGYSKEGHPIIAIGIGLSTYDKASVNYYVQSHIQMNEYRDRVVLPMATEKYGRHISTCLKILDMTGLKLSALNQIKLLSTIATIDDLNYPEKTGTYYIVNAPYIFSACWKAVKPLLQERTKRKIQVLQGCGRDELLKIMDYSSLPHFCRKEGSGSGSGSGSSRNSSNGTVDNCFSLDHTFHQQLYNYIKQQSTLIEARLPIKQGSVHVKFPKPGLEDTEIVKTIQSELDRFADQNAVCNSMNAVKVNGD